The Stigmatella aurantiaca genome contains the following window.
TTCATCACCAGCTGCGACAGCGCCCGGGGAACCGAGGGCTCCACCTCGTGGGGCGTGGGCGGCGTCTTGGCCAGATGGGCATGGACGAGCTCCAGCGGCTCCTGGGTAGTGAAGGGCCGGGTCCCCACCAACATCTCGTAGAAGGTGGCACCCAGTGAGTAGAAGTCGGCGCGGTAGTCGATCCCGAGGCTCATCCGGCCGGTCTGCTCCGGCGCCATGTACGCAAGCGTTCCGCTCGTGCCCGGGCTGCTGGAAGCAGCGCTCTCTTCATGCGCAATCGACGAGGCGCTCGAGAAGTCCCCAAGCTTCAACACCCCCACTGAGGGGTTGACGATAATGTTATGGGGCTTGATGTCCTTGTGGATGATGTTGCGGCGGTGGATCTCGTCCAGGGCCTCGGCCACCTTGAGGGCATAGTCGAGAAACTCCCCAGCAGGGAGCTTGCGCCGCCCGGTCAGCAGGTGCTTCAGCGACATCCCACCGAAGTCTTCCAGGACGAGCACCACCCGGTCGGAGAGTTCCTCCACCCCAAGGGCACGCACCACGCACTCCACCGGCAGCGCCCGCATGATGGCGTATTCACGCCGCAGTTCGAGCACGCGGCGCCGATCCAGGTAGTCCGACTTCGGGACCTTCAGAACAACCGGGCAGTCATCCCCTAGCCGCCTGGCCCGAAAGAGCGTCGAGCGGCTTCCGTCGTGGAGGGTGGCTTCCAACTGGTACCTAGCAAGCAGGTTCATCGGCCCTTCGTTCTTGGCAATCCGAGGCCGGACTATGTCGGCCGTAAATTGCAAGCTAAAAATTATGCTGCCATCCAGAGTCGAAGATTTCGACCCCATATGAAGCGGTTCACAAGAACCCCGTAGGCCGCTTCACAGCCCCCTGAAAGTCCCATCGGTAGCGTCTGTCTTGGAAGCCTTCTCCTCCAAGGCAAGGAGCCCCCATGTCCACTGCTGTCAGCAGCACTCCTCTCATGAAGAGCCGTGAGAGGCTCATGTACGTACTTCTCATCGGGGCATCCGCCCTCAATTTGAGCATCAACCTCATCGCCGATGTGATGTATCCGATCGAGGATGTGAAGCAGCCTCCGTCTCTGCCGGCGTGGATGCCGCTGCTGATCGCGATCTCCAAGCCGATGATCGTGCCTTCGCTCGCGGGCATCCTCTATCTGAGCAGACAAGGAACCGCGTCGACCATTCGTTGGGGAGCTTTCTATGTGGCTCTCTTCTTCTGCTGGATCGGCGACATCGCCCTGCTGTTCGAGGAGTCGAACTACTTCTTCATCGGTCTGGGCTCGTTCGGCGTGGGCCACATCTTCTTCATCCGGTCCTACCTGCTCCTCGATCGCCGCGCGATTCAGTGGAAGTCCTTCGCGTATGGGCTGCCGTTCATCGTCTACGGCTACACCCTCTACTCCATCATCTACCACCAGCTGATGCTCCCGAAGGAACCTCACACGGAGAATCCCACCGCGCAGGCCCTGGCCATCGCCGGCTACATGGTCGTGCTGCTCTCCAACGGAATGACTGGCTCTCTCCGCCTGCGGCTGAAGCACAAGCCTTCGTCCTCCACCTCCATCCTGGCAGGCATCGTACTGTTCGTGCAGTCCGACAGCATTATCGCCGTGACGGAGTACGTGAGCGTGCTGCCGATCGAGCGGTTCGCCATCATGGCGACGTACATCCTCGGACTGTGCCTGATGGTCCACGGCTGCATCCTCGACTCCCAAGAGAGTGAGCAGCAGCAGCCCTCCAGCTTCGCCGCCGCCTGAGTTCCCACCCCTCCATCCTCAACGAGGCCCCACCATGGCAAACACTTCGCACGGCGATGTCATCTTCCGGGAGGTGGCGTTCCCGAACTTGAAGGTTAAGAACCGCATCTTCCGCTCCAACGTCTCAGGCAAGTTCGACAACTATGACGGGAGCGGGACGCAGACCCGGATCAACTGGGAGACGAAGTTCGCGCGGGGCGGTGTCGGCGCGATCGTGTCCTCGTACGTGCCGGTGCATCGCAGTGGGCGCATCATGCCCAACTACGCCACCCTTGAGAGTGATGACCGCATCCCCTTCTGGCGCCAGCTCGTGTCGGAGGTGCATAAGTACGACTGCCGGTACATCATCCAGCTGAGCCACTCTGGGCGACAGCGCGATCAGCCTGGCGTGGAGAACCAGTTCACCACGGCGGCGAGCTCCACGGATAAGAAGGATCCGTTCCACGGGATCCTGTGCCGGGCGATGTCCGCGCAGGAGATCAAGGAGGTGATTTCCTGGTTCGGGCAGGCCGCGCGCCGCGCGCGGGAGGCGGGAGCGGATGGGGCCGAGCTGCACGCCGCCAACGGCTACCTCATCACCCAGTTTCTCAGCTCCGGCATCAATGACCGGAAGGACGAGTACGGCGGCTCGCTGGAGAACCGGGCGCGCTTTGCCCTGGCCATTGTCAAGGAGATCCGCCGGGTGGTGGGTGACGACTTCCACCTGCAGTTCAAGATCAGCGCGGTGGACCACAACGACGCCCCCTTCTTCTACGAGAAGAAGGGCAACTCGCTCGAGGAGAGCATCCAGATCTGCAAGTGGCTGGAGCAGGCCGGGGTGGATGCGTTCCACGTTTCCACCGGGAGCATGTTCCCGCACCCGCTGAACCCTGTGGGCCCGTCGTTCCCGTACTCCACCGCAGCACGCACCTATGAGACGATGTTGTCCAGCGGGGTGCTCACCCTGCGCAACTACGCGCTGTTCCGGTACCGGATCCTCAACGGGCTGTTCGGCTTCCTGTGGAACCGCCTCGTCAAGCAGAAGGCCCAGCAGAACGCGGCGCTCCACAGGCAGCTCGGCGTCGGCAGCGACGTCACCGACCTAGAGGGACTCAACGTCGCCGAGGCCCGGGAGATCCGCAAGAGCGTCGGCGTCCCGGTGATCTGCACCGGCGGGTTCCAGAATGCCTCGCTGATTCGCAAGGTCATCGAGGAGGGGTTCTGCGACGCGGTCTCTATTGCCCGCCCCCTCATCGCCAACAACGATCTCGTTAACACCTACTTCGCCAAGGGCAGGGATCTGCCTGCCCGGCCCTGCACCCACTGCAACAAGTGCCTGGTCAATGCCATCGAGAACCCACTGGGTTGCTACGACGTCAGCCGGTTCGATGGCGACTACAGCCGGATGATCAATGAGGTGATGTCCGTGTTTCACCCCACGGCGTTCGACGAGTCGCGCGAGGAGGATCCGCGCGAGGAGGTGAAGTGTCATGTCGCGTGAGCCGGCCATCCAGAACGAGCTGGGAGTGCTCGAAGACCTGACCCCCGTCCGGCGCGCGGAGATTTATTGGCGCAAGCGGGCCCTTCTCGTCCTGGTGGGGGGGCTGCTGGGGCTGCAGGGCTGGTCGCTGTACCACTCCTTCCATCCCGATTCGCCGGTGACATACTCGGACGAGGAGGACCACTTCAAATACGGCTCGATCGGCAGCGAGCAGGTCTATGGCATCCCCTATTACGTCTTCAAGGTCCTGCCAGAGCTGTGTGCGGACAAGCTGCCCCAGGCAGGTGTGGGCTACGCGTCCTTTGGCCTGCTCTCCGAACCGGGCCGGGATCTGCCGGTCGGCACGTCCAAGCGGCGTTTGATCGTAGACCGGGTAGGACTCAACTGCGCCCTGTGTCACTCCGGCTCCGTCCGCGAGGCGCCCGGCAGCCCGCGGCGGCTCTA
Protein-coding sequences here:
- a CDS encoding lysoplasmalogenase, yielding MSTAVSSTPLMKSRERLMYVLLIGASALNLSINLIADVMYPIEDVKQPPSLPAWMPLLIAISKPMIVPSLAGILYLSRQGTASTIRWGAFYVALFFCWIGDIALLFEESNYFFIGLGSFGVGHIFFIRSYLLLDRRAIQWKSFAYGLPFIVYGYTLYSIIYHQLMLPKEPHTENPTAQALAIAGYMVVLLSNGMTGSLRLRLKHKPSSSTSILAGIVLFVQSDSIIAVTEYVSVLPIERFAIMATYILGLCLMVHGCILDSQESEQQQPSSFAAA
- a CDS encoding NADH:flavin oxidoreductase: MANTSHGDVIFREVAFPNLKVKNRIFRSNVSGKFDNYDGSGTQTRINWETKFARGGVGAIVSSYVPVHRSGRIMPNYATLESDDRIPFWRQLVSEVHKYDCRYIIQLSHSGRQRDQPGVENQFTTAASSTDKKDPFHGILCRAMSAQEIKEVISWFGQAARRAREAGADGAELHAANGYLITQFLSSGINDRKDEYGGSLENRARFALAIVKEIRRVVGDDFHLQFKISAVDHNDAPFFYEKKGNSLEESIQICKWLEQAGVDAFHVSTGSMFPHPLNPVGPSFPYSTAARTYETMLSSGVLTLRNYALFRYRILNGLFGFLWNRLVKQKAQQNAALHRQLGVGSDVTDLEGLNVAEAREIRKSVGVPVICTGGFQNASLIRKVIEEGFCDAVSIARPLIANNDLVNTYFAKGRDLPARPCTHCNKCLVNAIENPLGCYDVSRFDGDYSRMINEVMSVFHPTAFDESREEDPREEVKCHVA